CTCCTCGTCGGGGACCACGAAGTTGATCTTGGCGGAGGCGCGCTGCTTGCCCTCCTGGACCAGCTTGGCCCGCACCACTACGGTCCGGCCCTCGTCGCTCACGATGCGGGCGCTCGCCCGCAGGGGCACGCCGACCCGCACCGGCAGGTAGTAGCGCACGCTCATGTGGGTGGTCAGGCCCATGCAGCCCGCCAGGGCCCCGAGGGCCCAGCCGGCGATCTCGTCCATGAGGGTGGCCTGCAGCCCGCCGTGCAGCACGCCGGGGGGGCCGTCGTGGCCGGCCTCGGGGGTCCAGTCGGTGAAGACATCGTCCCCCTCGCGGAAGAACTTCAGCCGCCAGCCGCGCTCGTTGTGGGGTCCGCAACCGAAGCAGACCTGCTCCTCGCCGAAGAGGTAGGGATCGAGTGGCTCCATGGGCGCCACTTCCAAGCAGGGGAGGGGGGGCACCGTCAAGGGCTCGCCCCGCCCGGCTCCGCTACTCGTCCTTCTGGCGGCGCGCCTCGGTCCGCTGCCACTCACCCTCGGCCTCGAAGGTGAGGGCGATGGAGTTCAACGAGTGGCGCAGCCCGCTCGGGGCCGGTCCGTCCTCGTAGGCCCAGCCCACGTGGCCGTTGCAGCGGGAGCAGCGCAGGTCGTGGCGGGTCTTGCCGAAGGCGGTCTTGGTGTACTTGTCGAGGGCGTCCGGAGCGGCGGGCTCGGAGAAGGAGGGACGGCCGTCACCGGCGTCGTACTTGCTCTCCGAGTGGAAGAGGATCTGACCGCAGGCCCCGCAGCGATAGACGCCCTTCTCGTGGTGGTCCCAGTAGGCGTTGGCGAAGGCCCGCTCGGTCTTGCGCTCGCGCAGGACCTGGTACTGCTCGGCCGAGAGCCGCCGGGCCCACTCCCCCTCCGAGAGATCGATCTTCCCCTGCTCGGGCAGCGGCTTGGTGAGGCTGCGGCTGGTCGCGGTGTTGGCCGAGGCCGAGGGCACGAGCCCCAGGGCGAGGCCGAGCCCGAGGACGACGAGCAGCCGTCCGACGTGGTGCGTCAGGGAGGAGGGAGCGTGGTGGAGCATCGGAGCAGGCGCATCATAGCCACCGAAACGGAATTTTCCACCCCGATCCCCTTTTGGGGGCGGAATCTCCCGACCCGGTTTGGAGCCTAGCGGCTGGCGAGGAGCCGCCAGCGGCCCTTCTGCCGGTCCTTCTCGCCCTCGAAGACCAGGGCGATGGAGTTCAGGGAGTGGCGCAGGCCGGTGGGGGCGGGGCCGCCGTCGTAGACGTAGCCGAGGTGGCTCTGGCAGCGGGCGCAGGTGACCTGGACCCGGGCCCGGCCGAAGCCCGGGACGTAGCGGGCGTCGATCGCCTCGGGGTGGATCGGCCGGGTGAAGGAGGGCCAGCCGGTCCCGGCGTCGAACTTGTGGCGGGAGTGGTAGACGACGTGCCCGCAGCCGGCGCAGCGGTAGACGCCCTCCTCGTGGTTGTCCCAGTAGGCGCCGGAGAAGGCGTGCTCGACCCCACCCTCGCGCAGGAACTTGAACTGCTCCTCGGTGAGCCGGTCCTTCCAGGCCTCCTCCGGCAGCACGACCTTGCCGCGAGAGGGGAGGGGGTCCAGCTCGACCCGGGTATCACCACCGCCGGCGCTGGCGCAGCCCGCCATGGCCGGGATCAGGAGGCCCAGGAGGGCGAGGAAGGTGAGGAGGGAGGGCAGCTTCTTCGACCGGGGGTGACTCGTAGCGCTCATCGGGGACCTTCAGCGTCAGGAGGAGGGGTTGTCCTACACTTCCTCACTTGTACCCCTGCGGTGGGCTACGTCGATTTTTCTGCCCGGAAACGGTCTAAGTCCTCGGAACCAGGATCCGCCTCGCCGTGCACGTCCACGTACACGTACACGTGCTCGGTCTTTCCCGAGGCTTCCGTTCGTGAGGACCGGTACCCGGGAGACCCCGTGCACGTTCACGTGGACGTGCACGTGTACGGGTCTGTCCTCGCGGTCAGTACCGGAAGGTGGACCCCCCGATGAACTCCCGGAGCAGGCTCGTCGAGGGCACGGCGTCCGGCAGGATCGGCACGATGGGGGTGAGCAGCTCCAGCAGCCCGTGGGCCCGCACCCGGGAGGGATGCGAGCGGGGCACCTCGAGCAGGTAGCGCCAGGCGAAGGTCTTGAGGACCCCCAGCTCGAAGACGAGGGAGGAGTCGAAGGTGGCGTGGGCCCGGTGGGCGTGGGGGAAGATGTGCCGCTCCTCACCCCGGCGGACGCTCGGCCAGCGCTCGATGGTCTCGGCGGCCATGGTGCCGCGGTAGCGGCGATCCCGGATGATCCGCCGCAGGAGGCGCAGGTCCGTGGTGTGCATCCGGTGCTGGTGGTCCCGATCCGGCGGCGAGACGGCGTTGACGTAGAGCCGGAAGCAGCTCTCCTGGGGCAGCTCGCGGGTGAGCTCGGGGTTCAGGCCGTGGATGCCCTCGATGAGCAGGATCTGCTGGGGCTCCAGGACGAGTGGGCGCCAGGTCTCCTTCGAGGCGGGGCGCTCGTTCTTGAAGTCGAAGTGGGGGACCCGGACCTCCTCGCCCCGCTGGAGGGCGGCGAGGTGGTGCTGGAGGAGCGCGAGGTCGAGGGCCTCGAGGGCCTCGAAGTCGTACTCGCCGCTCTCGTCCCGGGGGCAGTCGACGCGGTCGCGGTAGTAGTCGTCGAGGCCGATGATCACCGGCTCGATGCCCGCGACCTTCAGCTGGAGGGAGAGGCGGCGGACGGTGGTCGTCTTGCCGGCCGAGGAGGGGCCGGCGAGGGTGACGATGCGCACCGTCTCGCGCTTCTCGGCGATGAGCGCGGCGATGTTCGCCAGATCGCGCTCGTGGCGGGCCTCGGTGATGCGGATGCAGTCCTCGATGTCGCCGTAGAGGATGTGGTGGTTCAGATCGCCGATGGTCGCGACGCCCACCTGGCGGTTCCAGGCCCGGTGGATGTTGGTGATCCGCAGCAGGTGGTGGTCGTCCTCGCCCAGCTGAACCGGGGTCTCCTCCGGCCAGCGGACGATCAGGCCGTTCTCGACGGCGGTCACCTGGAGGGCGCCCACCCTCCCGGTGCTGCGGGCGACCACCCCGTACTTCAGGTCGTGGTAGCTGCCGAGGGTGAGCACCGGGACGGTGGCCTCGGGCCAGGCCGCCAGCAGCCGCTCACGGCTGGGGTGCCCGGGGCCGAGGAGGGCCTCGGCGGCGTCGAGGGAGAGGAGCTGGCTCTCGAAGCGCAGGTCGGCGTCGACCAGCGAGGCGATGCTGCGCTCGAGCTTGCCGGCGAGGTCCTCGAGGGCCTTGCCGACGATGAGCACGCCCTCCTCGTCCCGCACCCGGAAGCGCTGGCCGCTCGGGAGGGAGGGGCCGATGGAGACCTCGACGTCGGGCGCGGCGCGCTCGGCGGCGGCCAGGAAGAGGTAGCGCGCCGAGAGGGAGAGGACCCGCCGGCCCGTCGCCCGGGCCTGATCGACCGGAGCGACGGTGGCCGAGGAGGCCAGGGGGGTGGCCAGATCGTAGAGGTGATTGTCGACGGTGGCCGCCACCACCTCGGGGCCGAAGGCGCCCGCCTGGGCGAGGACGTCTGCCGCCAGGGTGCCCCGGGGCACCTCCAGCGAGCTCTCACCCACGCGGACCCGGATGGTGGGGCCACTCTCGCTCGATGTCATCCTGACAGGCTAGACCGATTCCAGCCTGGCCCGAAAGCGCTCTAGAGGTCCGTCACCTGCGAGGCCAGCCTCCGGACGATGTCGGCGGACTCGAGGATGGGCTCGCCCCTCTGCACCAGGCAGGGAACCTGGAGCTTGCCGGTGAGCTTCTCGAGGGCCTGGGCGTCGGTCTCCCGCTCGGTGATGTTCCGCAGGGGGAGGCTCGCCTCCAGGTGCAGGTTCACCCGCGCGTTGAGGGCGACCTTCGAGAAGCCGCAGCCGGTCTTCACGAAGAGCTCGCTGCCCGCCGGTAGGCCCGCGGGGGCCGGGGCGTCCTCGAGCTTCGGCGCGTAGTCCGCGTCGAGCTGCTGACAGAGCTCGAGCAGGCCGCCGATGTCCCGCTCACCCGCGGGGGTGACGGACTCGGACCAGACCACCGTCCCGCCGGCGTCGATGAGCACGGTCGCCCGGTCGGTGATTCCCCGGTCGACCAGGTAGAGGCCGTAGCTCGCGGCCACGGCGCCCTTCGGGTTGAAGTCCGAGAGGAGGGGGAAGGAGATGCCACCCAGGTCGTGGGCGGCCCAGTTGGCGTGGGAGTGGACGCTGTCGATGCTTGCACCCAGGACCTGGGTGTGAGCCGCCGTGAAGGCCGGGAGAAGGGCCTCCAGCGCCGGCACCTCGCGGCTTCAGGTAGGGGTGAAGTCGAGGGGATAGAAGACCAGCAGCACGTGCCGCTTGCCCGCGAAGTCCTCGAGGGCGACGGTCCGGCCGAGGTGGTCCTGGAGCCTGAAGGCCGGGGCCTTCTCACCGGGAGCGATCATGAATTCCTCCAGGGAGGGAGAGCAGGGGAGCGTCGCTCCGGCACGATCGCGCCGGAGAACCACAGTCATAGGCCGGAGCGGAGCGCTTGTCCCGCCCCGGCGTCGGTGACCCCCCCGGGCCCTCGTGGTAGCCCTTCCTCGATGATCTCCAGACTGGGAAAGGTCCTGAGCCACTGGGCCGCGCGCTTGGTCCCGGATCCCTTCGTCCTCGCCCTGGGCCTCACCCTCGCGGTGGGCCTGCTCGGCCTCGCCCTCACCGGCGGAGAGCTCTTCACCGTGGGCGCCGGCTTCGTGAGCGGCTTCTCCTCGCCGGGGCTGCTCGGTTTCGCCCTCCAGATGTGCCTGGTGCTGGTCACCGGCCACGCCCTGGCGCTCTCGCCCCCGGTGCAGCGCGCCGTGGCCCGCCTGGCCCGCCTGCCCCGCTCGGCGGGCAGCGCCGCCCTGATCGTCGCGGCGGTGGCCTGCCTGGCGGGCGTCGCCCACTGGGGGCTCGGGGCCATCGTGGGCGCCTTCCTGGCCCGGGAGATGGGGCGCCACGCCGCGGCCCGGGGGTTGAAGCTCCACTATCCGCTGCTCGGAGGCGCGGCCTACTCGGGCCTGGCGGTCTGGCACGGGGGCTTCTCGGGCTCCGCGCCCCTGAAGGTGGCCGAGGCCGGCCACTTCACCGAGGCGATCGTGGGGGTGCTGCCCATCACCGAGACCCTCTTCTCGCCCCTCAACCTGGTGGTCACCGGCGCGCTGCTGCTCCTGATCCCGGCGCTCTACTACGGGCTCACCCCCCGGGACGAGGCCGAGCTGGTGGCGCCCGACCTGCCTCCCTTCGAGGAGGAGGCCAGGGAGCGCGAGCCCATCGACAGCGTGCCGGCCTGGCTCCAGGAGAGCCCGCTGGTGGGGGTGGGCGCCGGCGCCGCCGGCCTCGCGTTGCTGCTCGCATTGATCGTCACCGACCGGCTGGGCCTCGACCTCAACTCGGTGAACCTCTTCTTCCTCTTCCTCGGCCTCGCCCTGCAGGCGCGCCTGCGGCGCTACGTCGAGGCCGTGGCGGACGGCGCCCGCGGGGCCGGCGCGATCATCCTCCAGTTCCCCTTCTACTTCGGCATCCTCGGCATGATGAAGGCGTCGGGGATGATCGACTGGATCAGCGAGACCATGGTTTCGATCGCCACCGCCTCCACCTTCCCGACCCTCGCCTTCCTCTCGGCGGGGCTGGTGAACCTGCTGGTGCCCTCGGGCGGCGGCCAGTGGGCAGTGCAGGGGGAGATCCTCCTCTCGGCGGGCAAGGCCCTCGGCGTGGCGCCGGGCACCACGGTGATGGCCTTCGCCTACGGCGACGCCTGGACCAACATGCTCCAGCCCTTCTGGGCCCTGCCCCTGCTCGGGATCATGGGGCTGAAGGCCCGGGAGATCATCGGCTACACCGCCGTGGTCTTCCTCCTCATGGCGCTGGTCGTGCCCGCGCTGCTCCTGCTCATGGCCTGAAGCGGCCGTCGTTGACAGCCTTCCGGGCCCCCTCTATGGGATCGCCCCATGAACAAGGTCTTGAGCTCCGCGAAGGAGGCTGTGGCCGACATCCATGATGGCGTGACCATCATGTCCAGCGGCTTCGGTCTGTGTGGCAACCCCGAGAACCTGATCCAGGCGCTGCTCGAGAAGGGCGTGAAGGATCTGCACATCATCTCGAACAACTGCGGCACCACCGACAAGGGGCTCGGCGTGCTGCTGGCCGCGGGGCAGGTGAGGAAGATGACCTCCTCCTACGTGGGGGAGAACGCCGTCTTCGAGAAGCTCTTCCTCTCGGGTGAGCTCGAGGTCGAGCTCAACCCCCAGGGCACCCTCGCCGAGCGCATCCGGGCCGGCGGCGCCGGCATCGGCGGCTTCTATACCCCGACCGGCTACGGCACCCAGATCGCCGAGGGCAAGGAGACCCGCGAGATCGACGGCAAGATGATGGTCCTCGAGACCGCGCTCCACGCCGAGTTCGCCCTGGTGAAGGCCTGGAAGGGCGACAAGTCGGGCAACCTCGTCTACCGCAAGACCGCCCGGAACTTCGCGCCGATGATCGCGACGGCCGGCAAGATCACCATCGCGGAGGTCGAGGAGCTGGTCGAGGTCGGCGAGCTCGATCCGGATCAGATCCACACCCCCGGCATCTACGTGCAGCGCATCATCAAGGGCGAGAAGTACGAGAAGCCCATCGAGCAGCTGACCCTTTCGGAGAGGAAGTAAGCGATGGCCCTCACCCGCAACCAGCTCGCCGAGCGCATCGCCCACGAGCTCGAGGACGGCTTCTACGTCAACCTCGGCATCGGCATGCCCACCTTGATTCCGAACTACGTCCCCGAGGGGAAGACGGTCATCCTGCAGTCCGAGAACGGGATGCTGGGCATCGGTCCCTTCCCCTTCGCGGGGGATGAGGATCCGGACCTCATCAACGCCGGCAAGCAGACCATCACCGAGCTGCCCGGCACCTCCTACTTCTCCTCGGCCGAGTCCTTCGCGATGATCCGCGGCGGGCACGTCGACATGTGCGTCCTCGGGGCCATGCAGGTCTCGGGCAAGGGCGACCTGGCGAACTGGATGATCCCCGGCAAGATGGTGAAGGGGATGGGCGGCGCCATGGACCTCGTCGCCGGCTCGCGCCGGGTCGTGGTCATGATGGAGCACGTGGCCCGCAACGGCGCGCTGAAGATCCTGAACGAGTGCGACCTCCCGCTCACCGGCGTGGCCTGCGTCCACGAGATCGCCACCGACCTCGCGTGGATGAAGATCACCGACGAGGGGCTGGTCCTCACCGAGCTCGCCCCGGGCGTGACGGTCGAGGAGGTGCAGGAGAAGACCGAGCCGAAGCTCATCCTCCACCCCGAGCTGCGGGAGATGAAGGTCTCCGTCTGAGCCTAGCGAGGGTAGCGGGCCATGGCGCCGAGGTTGTGCACCTTGGTGTAGCCCGCGGCCTTGAGCGCCTTGGCAGCCACCGCCGAGCGGCTGCCCGAGAGGCAGAAGACGACCACGCCCCGCTCCTTGGGGCCGACCTCGGCCATGCGCTTCTGCAGATCGTGGACCGAGATGTTGCGGGCGCCGGGCAGGCTGCCCACCGAGAACTCGTTGGCCGAACGCACGTCGAGGAGGAGCGCGCCCTCCTTGGCCAGGCGGGCGGCCGCGGCCCCGTCGATGTCCGGCCGCTGGCTCATCTTCAGGAGGAGGAAGAGGGCCACGACGACGCCGATGATGATCCAGGGTGTCATGAGGGGGTGGGGTAGGCCCCGGCTCGCACGAAGTCAAGCGAGGGCCTGGCCGCCGGGCCTCGCCCTAGTGGCTGAAGCGCACGTCGTCGAAGGCCGCCAGGCTCGCCAGGGGATCACCGGGGTTGGAGAGGATCTCCCAGGTGAAGGTGACGGTCTGACCGGCCAGGTGAGAGACGTCGTGGGTCGCCTGGTTCCACCCCTCGGAGTCGGTCCTGCAGAGGCGGGCGTTCTGCAGGATCACCGCGCCGTTGGCGTAGAGGGAGAGCTGGTCCCAGTAGGGTGGGTCGCAGATCTCATCCGAGTAGAGGTAGATGAAGTAGTCGAGGCTCACCGGCGCCGCCGGGACGATGACCGTCTGGGAGAGGCGCGCGACGTGGCGGTCGTCCTGGGCGTAGCCGATCCAGCCGACCATCGTGCCGGAGACCGCGACGCCGCCGAGGGAGGAGGCCGGCACGATCAGGCCGGCGGGCTCCTCGACCCAGCCGACCCCCGGGCCCTGCTCGAAGTCCCCGTTGACGAAGGCCGTGGTCGGCCCGCCGCCGCCGCCGCCTCCACCCCCGCCGCCCCCGTCGTCGGGCGAGGGGAAGCAAGCCGGGAGGAGCAGGGCGAGGGACAGGGCGAGCAGGCGTGACATGACGCCCCCCTATGGTTGGGTGGAGCCTACTGGCGGGTGCCGTCGAAGGTGCCGCTGACGACGTGCTGGTTGCCGGAGAGATCCAGGTGACCGGTCCACTGACCGGCGTCCATGTGCAGCGGGTGCCGCTGGCCGTCGTCGCCGTCGAGGTCGGCGATGCCGTCGAGGGTGAGGATCGAGGGGCCGCTGCCGGCCAGGCCGTCGATCTGACCGTCGATCTGGTTGGCGATGTAGCCCAGGCCGGCGTCGCAGGAGGCCTCGAGCTGGGAGGCGGGGATCTGCACCAGACCCAGGTCCAGCTGGCCGTCGGCGGCGCCGTCGGAGGCCTCGATCTCACTGGCCACGGCCTGGCAGTCGATCACCGAGCGCAGGAGGTCGTGGGTGGTGGTCGCGCCGTTCCCGGCGATGTCGGGGTAGACCAGGTTGGTGAGCACGACCCGGTAGAGGCCCACGAAGGGGATCTCCAGGTCGTGCGAGGGGACGATCAGGCGGGCGTCCTCGGCGACCTGCACCGGGTAGAGGGCGCGGGTCTCGGGGAGGCCGGCGGCCGCGAGGTCGACGGTGTGGGGCTGCCCCTTCCAGACGAAGCGGGCGGCGTGCCAGAGCTCGTCGGACTGCAGCTGACCGGTCGCGCTGGTGGGATCCTGGGCGATGACCATCGTCGCGTCGACCCCGAACTGGGTCACGAGGCGGGCGGCCTCGCCCACCCGCTGGAAGAGGCCCTGCAGGCCGGCGGGGATGACGTCCACGAGCAGGTCGTCGACGAGGGAGATGACCATCTCCTCGATGGGGCCGAGGCTGAAGCCGAGCTCGGTCTGGATCCACCCGACCAGGTAGCGGGCGGGATCGTCCGGATCGTCGAAGAGCTGATCGAGGACGGAGAAGACGCCGCCCAGATCGCCCGGCAGCGCGTTGCCGAAGTCGAAGCTGTGGGAGACCGCCCAGGTGCCGGTGGCGTCGAGGCCGAAGGGCAGGAGGCGGACGACCACGCCGCCGTTCTCCTCGGGGGCGAGGACGAGGCCGTCGACGCAGCCGGAGGCCATCTCGGCGCCGGTCTGGGTGCCCACCGCCACGACGGTGAGGGGGACCTCGGTCTTCACGCGGGTGAAGAGGAGCGAGCTCTGGAGATCGGGGAGGAGCTGATCGCCGAGGGGAGCGAAGCTCTGACCGGCCTCGATGCCGGCGCAGTCGATGCCCTCGGCCACGGTCACGCTCACCTCGTCGACCGGCCAGCGGGCCTGCGAGGCGTAGAGCACGCCCACCCGCAGGGTGGCGGGGAGGGGCTCGACCACGGCCGGCTCGATGATGGTCAGGGGGAACTCGGCCTCGCCACCCAGGGAGTGGACGGCCACCACGATCACCTCACCGAGGCCCGGGCCGGCGTCGAGCTCGGCGGCGGCCAGGCCGTTCTCGCGGGTGAGATCGAACTCGGCGGTCAGCTGGGCCTCGCCGGTGACGGTGCGCAGCTCGAAGCGGACCACCTCGGCGGCCATCGGCTCGTCGTCGCGCAGCACCTGGAAGGGCACCTGAACGTGGCTGCCCGCCTCGGCCTCGAAGACGCCCTCGTGCGTCGCCACGATCTTCCAGACCGGGCCGTCGACGGGATCGAGGTTCGTGCCCTCACCGCCGCCATGCAGCTCGGAGTAGGGCGCAGGCACGACGTTCTCGCTGCCGCAGCCGCCGGCGAGCGCGAGGACGGTGGAAGCAGCGATGGCGAAGAGGAACTCGGCGCGAAGCAGGCGAGTCATATCGAAAAACCTCCGGTCGGCCGCGGTGCATCCGCAGGCCACCCCCGTTCGAATTCGCGCGCTGTATACAGATGTAGGACAAGGTATGCAAGTATCCCACGCCTGACATCTCGCGTGAGAAAAAGGGGCCGTGAAGACGGCTACTTGCGAGATCCGCCCGGTCGCGCGACCCCTAGGGGCCGACGCTCTGCCAGGCCGGATCGTGGGCGACGAGGGCCCCGATCCAGGTGTTCAGATCGACGCCCTCCACGCTGTGGCCGCCGGGGTTCGAGCCGAGGAAGGTGTGGAAGTCACCGCGCTCGTAAAAGGACGCCGCGTTGCTGTGGCCGAGCATGACCCGGTCCCGCAGATCGATCAGGCCGGCCTCGAAGTCGGCGGCGGGCATGGTGGCCGGCCGGCTGCAGTCGGCGCTGTAGCCGTAGGAGAAGAAGGTCCGGATGGTCTGATCGCCGGTCGAGGAGAGCAGGCCGAGGTTGCTCCCGGGATAGCGCTCGGCGAGGTAGGGCATGAAGTTCACGATGCCGCCGCCGTCGGCCCCGAAGCAGTCGGCGCAGTCGGCGGGGAGGGTGGCCTCGAGGTTCCAGAGGTCCTTCCACTGCGCCTGCAGGCAGGGCTTGAGGTAGTCGTCGGCCATCGGGGGGCCCGCGTCGTCGAGGAGATCGACGCGCGTGCAGCCGAAGGCCTCCTGCGTCTGGGGGAAGTTGAGCGCCGCGCCGAAGCCGCCGGCGCTCGAGCCGGTGAGGAGCACCTGGCTCGCGCCCTCGAAGGTCGGCACCAGGCGCCCGAGGGCCGCCCGGAAGTTGTCCCAGCCGATCTGCGTCCGGTTCTGGGCGCCGATGAAGGCCGAGCCGGCGTGGACGTCGCCCGAGCAGTAGGGGACGAAGACCATGTTCCAGTCGTGGACGGGGTTGGCGGGATCGGTCGAGTCGAAGATGCCGCGGTCCGCGTTGCTGCTCGCGAAGGAGGCGAAGTCGGCGCCGTCGAAGCCGTTCTGGTTGGCGACCGTGGCGCAGGTGAAGCGATCGAAGCAGGCGCCGCCCCCCTGCAGGTAGATCATCAGCTTGTCGGAGGCGGGGTTCATCCGGATCCCGAAGCCGGTCTGCGAGCCGTCCATGCAGCGGGACTCGGGCACGTCGACCCAGGTCCAGGCGCCGGCGGGCGCGGTCACCGGCGCGCCGCGCGTCAGGGTCGGATCCGGTTCGCACTGCCAGGCCACGCCGCCGTCGCCCCCGCCGCCGTCGGGATCGCCGCCGCCGTCGCTCGCGCCGCCGTCCGCGCCGCCGCCGTCCGGCTCGCCGGTCTCCACCGCCGGCCCGCAGGCGGCGAGGGTCAGGGAGAGGAGGAGGCCGGTGACGAGGGTCGCGGTGCGTGACATGGCGTGCAGCCTAGCGAAGTGGGGGAGGGATCGCCCGCCGATTTCCGAGACGTAAGGCCGCTTGATATCGTCAGACCGCCGGGCTTCCGGCGTCGCTGGTGGGCAACCCGGACAAGGAGGAGGCACCCCATGGGAATGGGCTCGGGCGGGATGGTCATCATCGAGATGCAGCGGCAGATGAAGGCCGCGCGCGGTGGTCAGGACCTCTGGGGCGGCCTCGTCTTCGCCCTCGGCCTCTACGGGCTCTTCGGCACCATCCTCCCGGTGCTCGGGTCCCTGATCCTGGTCGTCGCCATCGCGATCCGCGTGCGGCAGGACCACATCGTCTTCGGCATGATCGACGCCCTCGATCCGAGCGTGCGCACCTCCTTCCCCTGGAGGCTCTGGGCGCTCCTGCTCTCGGCGGCGGTCGTCGCGATCCAGCTCGGCACGATCGCGCTGCTCGAGCCCTGGCTCGTCGCCTACGTCGACACCGGCGCGGCGAGCGCGGCGCTGATGCTGGCCCTCGTCCCCGTCGGCCTCTTCGTCTTCGCGGTCGAGGCCTACTTCGATCCGGTCCGCCTCGGCCTGATCACCGAGTGGGTGCTGCGGCGCCGCCAGCGCTGAGGCTGGCACCGTCCCTGCAAAGACCTCTGCCCGAATGCTCCGATCAGCCAGGGAGCACCGGCACAGAGGGGCCGGTGCGTGGTGGGCTGCGCACACCTGTGCGCACCTTGCGTCGCGCCGGACGCTCCGGGGGGCGGCCCTCGCCCTGCTGCTCGGCGCGCTGGCGCTGCCGGCCACCCGGGCGGAGGCCGGGAAGGACGTCTACGCTCCCTGCCTCTCGCAGAAGCGCAAGGCGCGGCTGCAGCAGCTGACCCGGATGTCCCGGGACCAGGAGGCCTTCCGCCCCTCGGGGATCTGGCTGCCGCCCCTCTTCGTCTCCGACTCCACGCGCCGCTTCCGCTGGATCGGCGGCGTCTACGCCGACTACTCCGACCCCGAGGACGACACCTACACCCGCCTGGCCCTGCCGCTCCTGCTGCATGACTGCCGCCCGGGCTCACGCCTCCTGGTCACCCCCCTCTTCGGCTCCCGGCGGGACGAGGCCGGCATCGCGGGCGTGGTCGGGCCCTACTTCTATCGCCGCGACGCGCTGGCCTCGAGCGACGTGCTCTTCCCCCTGGTCTGGAGCCTCCGGGAGCGCGCGCGGCCGGAGGGGCCGGTGACCTGGCGCAACAGCGCCGTCGTCCCCTTCTACTTCGACTGGCAGCGGGACGACGCGCGCACGGTGCTGGTGCCGCCGCTGCTCTACGGCCGCAAGAGCGACGCCGCGGGCGTGGCGGGGGTGGTGGGGCCCTACTTCTACCGGCGCGACGCGCTGGCCTCGAGCGACGTCCTCTTCCCGCTGATCTGGAGCCACCGGGAGCGAGACCTGCCCGGCGGCCCCTACGTCCGGCGCCGGCTGGTGCTCGGCCCCTACTACCAGCAGACCGACCCCGGGGGCTGGAGCGCCGGGCTGCTGCCCTTCT
This genomic stretch from Deltaproteobacteria bacterium harbors:
- a CDS encoding pectin acetylesterase-family hydrolase, whose translation is MSRTATLVTGLLLSLTLAACGPAVETGEPDGGGADGGASDGGGDPDGGGGDGGVAWQCEPDPTLTRGAPVTAPAGAWTWVDVPESRCMDGSQTGFGIRMNPASDKLMIYLQGGGACFDRFTCATVANQNGFDGADFASFASSNADRGIFDSTDPANPVHDWNMVFVPYCSGDVHAGSAFIGAQNRTQIGWDNFRAALGRLVPTFEGASQVLLTGSSAGGFGAALNFPQTQEAFGCTRVDLLDDAGPPMADDYLKPCLQAQWKDLWNLEATLPADCADCFGADGGGIVNFMPYLAERYPGSNLGLLSSTGDQTIRTFFSYGYSADCSRPATMPAADFEAGLIDLRDRVMLGHSNAASFYERGDFHTFLGSNPGGHSVEGVDLNTWIGALVAHDPAWQSVGP